From the genome of Sporomusa sphaeroides DSM 2875:
TAGTCATTGATCGCCGGGCTTTTGGCGGCAAAAGTGACATCATAGGCCGGCTCTGACGGCAGGTCGTTCCAGTCGGCATGGAGGGGTGTAATGGCGTTTGACAGACCTGCCTGCCCGGCTTGCACCTGCAGGGTTGACAGCATTTGGGCGGCCGTGTCCAGGCCGGTAACCTTTATGCCTTTGGCTGCCAGCGGCAGCGCATAGGTGCCGGGGCCGCAGCCAATGTCAAGCAGGGTATCGCCTGCCTGTACCGGCCACTGTGCAGTAAGGTTATCAATAATTTCCTGATGGGTTTGCCGGTTGTCATCATTATGTTCGGCATAACGGCCGGCAAAGCTGTTCCAAAACTCTACCCAGGCTTTGGGGTCAGGACGGCGCCTGTTTGCTGTCTGACGGTATTCGTCCCAGGCCTTCGCCCAGAATTGGGCATTATACATGATAATCACCTCACCTTGCTAAGTTAACAGCCGTTTACCAACCCCGGCTGTATTCCTCCGTGCAGGCCAGACAAGCGATTTTGCCATTTTGTAAGCGGGCGCGGGATTCCATAACTTTTTCGCCGCAATACTCACAGATGACAGAATTGAAAATTTTAGCTTCTGCCGGCAGTTTGAGTTCAACCTTCTGGATTTTGAACAGGTCTTCAGCCGGAGCAGCCAATAAACGGCCGGTACGCTCAGACTGAAGCCGGCGCCAGCATTCTTCCTGTTCCGGTGTGGCTTGTCCGCTGAATACGGCTGACTTTATGGCTTCCTGCTCTGCTGTCAGCGGCACCATGCTGCCGGCCATAACGACTATGCGTACGGCCTCGCCTGTGCTCCGGTTGCCGATGGTATAGGCTTGTTTGCCGTAGTCTTTGTAAATGAGATTGCCTTTGCCAATGGTGCAGCCCAGCAGCACTTGGATGGCATCAATGCCGCAACCATCTGATTCGACAATGGCAACAAGCTCTTCATCGGCTGCCCGTTCTACCTTGAGCTGTGCCAGAGCGGCTTTTGCGGCCAGGTAGCCGATAGTCAGTCCGGGGCAGCAGTGCCCGTGAAATTCGATCGCCTTTTGATAGTCTGCAGGATGATTGTTCATAATCAATACCTCCCGTGTTTTTGTGCTCGCAATTTAAAAAAGGTACAAAAAGTTGCCGGGGGCTCTAGCGCGTCTCCCAACAAGGCTTCATACCTCAGTTTCAAAAAAATGTAATTCAACTTATTATCTCCCACTTCGAGGCGGCTTGTCAATAAATATATCTTAGTAAAACCTTATATTTTAGAACATTCATACAATCTATTGACATATAAACGTGAATTTTGATACAATCATGACATAAGGCAGCAGAAGCTGCCAAATGCCGTAGGAAGTACGGTTAGGTATTTAGCTGTCGGAAAATAGTCTATATAGAGATTGCAGCCATGAAGGTTTCGCGCAGAGCGATATTTTCATGGTTTTTTTGTGCTTTTTTATGCGCTTTTGCGCGCAGGGCTGCTGTGCTTCGGTCGCAGCGGCTGCACATCATTGTCAGCGTCCAGTTTGGTGGAAGGTGGTAAAAAGTAATGTTAATTGCAGTTATTGACGGTATGGGCGGGGGACTGGGGGTACAGCTGGTTACGCAGCTTTCGGTACAATTAGGACAAAAAGCCGATATTATTGCGTTGGGGACCAATGCACTGGCAACCAATAATATGGTGCGGGCAGGTGCCATGCGCGGCGCAACCGGCGAAAATGCTGTTGTTGTTTCCATCCGTAAAGCAGATATCGTAGTAGGGCCTATTGGTATTATTATTCCGAATTCATTAATGGGCGAGATTACGCCGAAAATTGCCGAAGCTGTTGCTTCCGCCGATGCGCATAAAGTACTGGTACCGGTGAATCAGCACCATTTTGAAATCGTTGGGCTGGAAACCCGGCCGCTGGTCGTATCCATCAAGGAAGCAGTGACGAAAGTAAGTGACCTTGTCCAGGGGAAAGCCTGGTAGCATTGACGGTGCTTTTGCCATTGCGGTTCAGTTGTTGATATACACATAGGGAGTTGCCAAAGGCTTGATTGGAATAATTTCTGCAGCTTTAATTACCGGCAGCTTATTTCCCAGATAATCAACGGTGGCTAATTTTCCATGTACCTCTACCCAGCTGTCGTTTTTTATGGACTGACTGTCATTCCATTCAACAAGCAGGCCACTGGGAACGGCATCGGCAGCACAACAGGAAATTTCAAACCGGGTGACAAGAAAGGTCCTGTCAGGTAATTGGTCCGGCCGGTAAACAAAGCCTTTCAGGCTGATGTCTTTCCCAATAAATGCAGCTGTATTTTCATAGAGCGCAGTTACATATCTGACATGGTTTTCATCGGTTATTACCAATGCAGCCTGTTCTGACGGCAGGGGGAGACTGGCCGGGATAGTGATGCCGGCCTGCATGAACTTTACCCCTTTTTGGGAAGCGGTTGTTGAGCCAAGGGGGTTGATGGGAACAATAAGGCCAAGAATCAATGTGCCAATACATACAATATAGCAGAACTGACCGATTTTATGCTGGCAGTTGCAGGCGGTGGCATGACGCCAGTCGAGTGTTCGGATTGCCTGAATGAGTGTCAGTACCAGCAGCAGCCCAAAACCGAGCTTACTGTTGCCAATGAATTGAGGATTGATGACCTGGGACAGGTTATGTGTCGTCAGGGTATTGTAAAACAGGAGACTAAACCCTAAAAGTATCAGAAGTTTTAACAGATTTTCCCCGAAAAGTTTAAGCAGGAACAAAACAAATCACCTCCCATAGCTGAGGAAAGTAGGCCATGGATAAGCTTACGGCAAAGACTGTTGCTGTAATAATCAGGATAAGCTTGAGTGTAAATAGCGGTTTAAATATTGTAAACAGCATAAGGGTATTTTTTATATCCAGCATTGGCCCAAAGATAAGAAAAGCTGCCAGGGAGGCTGTGCTGAAATGTTCCAGGAAGGGAGCCGCAATAAATGCGTCGGCCTGGGAACATACTGAGATCAGAAATGCAAACAGCATCATACCGCCAATTGAATACACAGAATCCTGACCAAAGGACAAGAGTGTCAGACGGGGTATGGTTACCTGAATTAAGGCTGCTAAAAATGAGCCTAGGAGGAGAAACCGCCCCATGGCAAAAAAATCATCACAGGCATGATACAACATCTCGCGCAAGGCATTCATGAAGCCGGGGGTTGAGTTGGGAGCCTTGTGAGCATGGTGCCCGCAGCAGTTAGCTGCGGCAGCTTCGCTTGCGCAAAGTACCGGCCGCCGCTGGGTGGCGCTCACCAAAAATCCAATAATAACAACCGCGATAAAAGCTCCGGTCAGCCGGTAAAAAACCATCGGTGGAAATCCGGAGAATGCAAGGTAAGTAGACCAGGCGACAAGTGGATTAATAATGGGGGCAGATAACATAAAGGCGATGGCAATATAAGGAGGGACTCCTTTGCTGATTAACCGGCGTATGATAGGTACCATGCCGCATTCGCACAGCGGTATGAACAGCCCGAGCAAGCAGGCTGCGACAATGCCGGTCAGGCGTTGTTTCGGTAGTGCACGCTGAATCCACTCCGGCGGAACAAACGAATGGATAAAGGACGAAACAAACACTCCCAGCAGTACCAGTGGGAGTGCCTCAATCACAATACTGAGAAAAATCGTATTAAAATCCTGCATACCTATCACCTGCCATAATGGGTTTTGTACAGTTACAGTATATGAGCGTCAAATAGGAATATTCTTAATAACGAAAACAAAATTACAGTTAGTGAAATACCTGGCTCAGTAAGGCACAGCTATAAAAAATGTAGCCCTCTAGGCGGGCGCCTTGCTTCCGGCAAAACAAAAACAACCCATTAAAGGGTTGTTTTTGTTTTGCCAATCGGTTTGTGCTTTTGCCGGGGTTTTGATATAAACCGTGTTTTCTTTATGCGAAGCTTCAGCCGGTTATTCCAGAATAATTGATTTGCGGTCGGCCCGCCACCAGAGTACTCCGATAGTTGTGTTAATGAGCTCGGTGCAATAATCCTCGACCGCCCGGTTGGCCAGAAACCCGGTAATTTTGGCTGTAGTTTCCGGGCCTTCCAGTCCAAACAGCCGAAAATAACTTGTATAGTATTCAATCATGTAGGTTAGGGTCTCCCGGTACCGTTCCCGGTAGCTGTAAAATTTGATATTAGGCAGATACCGCTCCTGATAGAGAATGTTGAAAGGATACTGGATATCGAAAGCTGCGTGCTCAGGCGGTGTTCCCATCAGGTGTTCCCAGAGCAGAGTGCGGACTTTACTGTGATAGGCTCCTGCAAACCCTACCAGACAGCAAACGCCGCGAGACAGCTCATTCATTTTCATTAAACTGTCATAGTCATTAATGGCTGTTGTGTTGGCGGCGAAAACCACATCATAAGCCGGCTCGGCAGGCAACTCCAGCCAATCGGTGTTGAGCGGGGCGATCCGGCAGGTAAGCCCTTCGTGCGCCGCTTCTGACTGCAGCATGGCCAGCATCTGCTCTGCGGTATCCAAGCCGGTAACCTGTCTGGTTTTGGCAGCTAAAGGCAGTGTGTAGGTACCGGCACCGCAGCCGATATCCAGCACTGTGCTAAAGGGGGTTATCACTCCATCAGCAGCCAGTGCCTCAATAACTGCATTATAAATGGGGCGGCTTTGGCGGTTGCGCAGAGCATGCAGTTCGGCAAAGGTATTCCAGAAGTGCTGCCAATCCTGTTTGCTGCCATAACGGGGAACCTGATAAGTATCTCTTGCCTCCTGCCAGGCATCTGTCCAAAACTTGGTGTTACACATGTACTGCACCCTCCTGCTAAAACAGTTATAAAAAAAGGCATGAACATCTAAGGACTGCTTTCCTCAGGTTTCATACCGGTTCATTTGAATCTTCATGATTCAGGTTATTAGTTTAAATATAAATTGTTTTGTAGTAATTGTCAATTCTTTCGATGATTACCCATAAGGGCTGTTTTACCCGGAGAATTTTTTGTCCTAACAGAAAGTATAACTTTCTTAAGAGCAGGATAAGGGCAACATCGGCTTTCGCTGTCGCCAAAGGCTCGGCGCAAGTCGTGTTTTCTTTATCGAAAGCAGGAAGATTGCGCTAATGTGGAGAAGAAAGAACCTTATAAATTTTCAAAAAATACGACTGCAGGCTGTATTTTGTAACACAGGGGGGCAATATGGCAGAGACTATAGATTATCCGGCTGTTTTTGATGCCACCTACAATAGTATTATTGTTGTAAACAAAAAATTGCTTGTTATTGCAGTAAACAAAGCTGCCGCCGAGTTATTGGAACGCAGCCAGGCAGAGCTTATCGGTCAAAGAATTGAAGCCGTCATACCCAACACCCGCCTGCCGGAAGTGCTTGCAACCGGGAATGCCATACGCGGTGAGCGTATGAGTTTAGCCGGCCGGCAAGTGGTTACCAACCGCACGCCGATTTGGCAGCATGGGGAAATCACAGGCGCAATTGCTGAATTTCAGAACTATTATGATGTCGATGATCTTGCTTCCCAGTTAGACTCTGTCAAAGAAATGAATAAGGAACTGGAATGTTTGATTGAAGCCGTTGACGACGGCATTGTAGTCAGTGACGGCAAAGGCTATATCATCAGGGTAAATAAAGCCTATCAGCATATGACGGGTATTACGGCCGACGAGTATGTTGGCAAGCATGTTAAAGAACTGTTGCAAGCCGGTTATGTCGGGCGGACTACGTCCGATATTGTCATTGAACATAAAACGGTTTTGCATGTTACGGATATCCGCAATAATAAGGAATTGCTACTGACCAGTGTACCGGTGCTGAATGAAGCCGGCGATGTTATTCGGGTTGTGACGGTGTTTCGCGATTTAGCGGAATTAAACCACCTAAAAAAGCAACTGGCTCAACTGGAAAAAAGGGAAGTAAGATATCAGCAGGAGCTTACCTATTTACGATCCGAGCAGGTGTTTAAAACCATTGTTACCAATAATCAGGAGATGAAAGAAAAAATTGAACTGGCCTTCCGGGTAGCCAGGGTAAACTCCACTGTGCTTATTTTAGGCGAATCAGGGACCGGCAAGGAGCTGTTCGCGCAATTGATTCACCGGGCGAGCACCCGCTCCTGCCGGCCGTTTATCAAGGTCAATTGTGGCGCTATGCCCGAAACCCTACTGGAATCCGAGTTGTTTGGGTATGAGGCAGGCGCTTTTACCGGTGCTGCCAAGGAGGGCAAAGCAGGACTGCTGGAAATCGCTCATGAGGGAACCTTGTTTTTAGATGAAATTGCCGAACTGCCGCTATCCTTGCAGGTAAAATTGCTACGAGCCATTCAGGAGCGGGAGATACGCCGTGTTGGCGGTAAGAAAACTCTTGCTGTTGATGTCCGGTTTGTGGCCGCTACCAACCGTAACCTGGAAGACATGGTGAAAAACAAACTTTTCCGGGAAGATTTATATTACCGTTTGAATGTTGTGCCGCTTTTCCTGCCGCCGTTGAGAGAGCGTAAGGAAGACATTTTTTTGTTGACTGCCGAGTTTCTAGACCGGATCAACAAACAATATGGCTGGCATAAATGGCTGCATCCCGATCTGGTGCGGGCTTTTCTGAATTACAACTGGCCCGGTAATGTCCGGGAATTGCAGAATAGTATTGAACGCCTGGTTGTTACCAGCCGGGAAGACTGTCTGGGGCTGGAATTGATTCATAAATTGTTTCCTAATATGAATTCAATGGAGAATCTATCTGACGCTTACCAAGATGTCGGGTTATTGCAGGCTGCCGTAGAAAATGAGGAACGGAAAATTTTGCTGGCGATATACAAGAAGACAGGCAGCACACGCAAGGCGGCGGAAGCGCTGGGAATTAGCCAATCCAGTGTGGTGAAAAAGCTGAAAAAATATGGTATAAGCAAATGACCTGCTCTTCAAGATGCCGGCGAATCGCCGGTGTCTTTTTATATGTACGAACGCTGATTCGTTTTTGAATCAGCGATTACTTTTGTAATTAGGACAGTAGGCCTTTCTAAATAGAAGGTTTCAGCCTGTTGAGCAACAGCTAAAAGTCGCAAGGCGATTACAAAAATAATCAGAAGATTAAAACGGAAGGACATAAACTCCCTGCTGCTGCGGGCTTATTGGGTTGGCACACCTTTTGCAATAGTATGGTTGCGCAAAGAGTTAACTCAATCCAGTAATTTGAATTAGTGAAGCGGCCGACAGCAAAGTAAAGGAGTTGTAACACATGTTTGATTTTAGCAAACTGACCAATGCGGTTACTTCCGGCGAATGGAAAAAGACGCCGGAATTAACCAACGAACTGCTCACCGCCGGGGCCAGTCCTGAAGATATTATTGCCCTTGGCCTGCAAAACGGTATGAGTATGGTGGGTGAAAAATATTCTGCCGGCGAATTCTTTTTGCCTGACATGATGCGGGCATCCCGGGCGATGAATGCCGCCATGGAAACGCTTAAACCGGTTTTGGAAGACATCGAGTTGACCAAGCTTGGCAAATTTGTTATCGGCACTGTAAAAAATGATATGCATGACATCGGTAAAAATATTGTGGCGTCCTTCATGAAAGGGGTTGGCTTTGACGTAATTGATCTGGGGATTGATGTTTCTGAAGATAAATTTGTCGAGGTTGTGCGCACAGAGAAACCTGATATTCTGGGGCTGTCAGCCCTGTTGACCACTACCATGTATGAGATTGGCACTGTAATAAAAAAGCTGGAGAGTGAAGGGCTTCGGTCATCGGTCAAAATTATTGCCGGCGGCGCTCCGGTGACAGAACGGTTTGCCTTCCAAATGGGGGCAGATGCCTATGCCAAAGAAGGCGGCGAAGCTGTCCGTATTGCCAAGCAGCTTGTCGGTAAATAACAGACCAAAGGAGGGATTTTGATGGCAATGACACACACACAACGAATTTTGGCAGCCGCACGCGGGGAGATGGTTGACAAACTTCCATTCGGAGCCCGTATTGATACCTGGTATAACTATCATAGTGCGCATGGAACATTACCGGAAAAATATCAAGGCTGGTCGGAAACAGATATTATTGCCGATCAGGGGGCCGGGGCGCAAAAACGGTTTTTCAGTGTTTGCAAGGAAAGCTTCCGTGATATGGAAGTCATCACCAACTGGGAGGGCAATTGGGAAACCAGAGAATATATTACTTCCATCGGCACCTGTTCGATCAAGCTTTTATGGTCAACCAATGAAGGTCCCTGGTTGGCGTATGAACATGAAAAGCTTTTTAAAACAGCCAAAGACTATCCGGTAATCAAATATATTCTGGAACATACTGAACCCTACTATAATACGGATTATGATAAAGAACGGGAAGTCATGGGAGAACGGGGCATTGTAATGACAGGAACAGGCTTATGGTCTCCTGCCCAGCGAATTATGCGGGAAATTATGGGCTATGAGCAGTTCTTTGAAGAAATGATGGATAACCCGGAGGAAGTGGCCGAGCTTATTGAGGTTATGAGTGAACTGGAGCTTAAAAAACTAAAAATCGCCGCCGACTCAAAACTTGAGTTAATTAATCTCTGTGCCAACTGGAGCGACGACATCCATACCCCGGTATTCAGGCAGTTCTTTACTCCATATTTTAAACAGGCTAATGAAATTATCCATGCTGCCGGCAAACTGTCGATGGCTCACGCAGATGGTGAAATGCGCCGTCTATTGCCGCTGTTTGGCGAAACGGAGATTGATGTGGCGGAAGCCGTTACCCCGGCGCCGCAGTCCAGTATGACGATGAGTGAGTTTAAGCAAGGGTACGGGGACAAAGTGACGCTGTGGGGAGGGATTTCCTCAGTCATGTTTGAGCCTGCCTACAGTGACCAGGAATTTGACGACTTTGTCATCAGGCTGATTAAGGAAATGGCCCCCGGCCAGCGCTTTATTCTCGGAATGGCTGACAATCTTCCCTTTGACGGTGATATCAACCGTATCGGCAGGGTGGTTGATTTGATCGAAAAATACGGTAAGCTGCCCATCTGGATATAAGAGGTGGCACATGATCATTATTGGCGAAAAAATCAACAGCAGCATTCCGTCAATGGCCGAAGCCATTAGCCGGCGGGATGAGGCTTATATTCAAAAAACAGCGGTGGCACAAGCACAAAATGGAACCCATTTTATTGATGTGAATGCCGGGGCGTTTGTTGACGCGGAAAAAGAGTTGCTGCCCTGGCTGGTCAAGGTTGTTCAGGCTGTGACTGCCGTACCGCTCTGCCTTGACAGTCCTGATCCGGCTGCATTAGCGGCAGCTATGGCCTGTCATCAAGGCAAACCGCTGATTAACTCCATTTCGCTGGAGAAAGACCGTTATAATGGCGTGCTTCCGTTAATCCGGGGCGGCGCCGCCGGTATCATCGGTCTATGCATGGATGACACCGGTATCCCTAAGACCGCCGAACAGCGGGCGGCTGTAGCCTGCCGGCTTGTTGACAGGTTGATCACCGATGGGGTAGCTTTCGCCGATATCTACCTGGATGTCATGGTGCAGCCGTTAGGTACGGACTGGTTGTCAGGCAAGGAGGTGCTGCAGGCTGTCCGTTTACTTACCGCAGAATTTCCGGGAATTCATCTTACCTGCGGTCTCAGCAATGTTTCTTTCGGCCTGCCGAAGCGCCAGGTATTAAATCAGGCGTTTGCCGTCGCCTTGGCGGCTTACGGCTTAGATACCTTCTTCATTGATCCGCTGGATCACCGCATGATATCACTGCTGTTAGCTATTCAGGCTTTGAACGGCCAGGATGAATATTGTTCGGAGTACATTGATGCATACCGTGCCGGCTTGATGAAGTAAGCCGGCAGACGGTATGCAGGCCAGCTAGTTACAGGTAAGCGGATCTGAATGAATTTCAGGAAAACCGGGTTTAAAAAAGGATATACCTGGATTATAAAAAAATATGAGCTGACAAGTCTTTTAACGCAGATTTTATTAGCTCATACGGGAGGAGAAAAAAATGTCGGAACAGGCGGTACGCTATCAAACAAAACAAGCCGGTTTAGCTGCCTTGATTGGGACGGTCTTGGAGTGGTATGATTTCTTAATTTATGGAGCAGCCGCGGCGATGGTATTAAACAAGGTCTTTTTCCCTTCTATTGATCCGTTGATGGGTACTCTTGCTGCTTTTGGCACCTATGCGGTTGGCTTTCTTTCCCGACCCTTAGGCGGTTTAATTCTTGGCCACCTGGGCGATAGGGTCGGACGTAAAGAAGTTTTGATTCTTACCCTCTTTTTAATGGGTGGGGCAACAACGGCCATCGGTCTTTTGCCAACATATGACCAGATCGGGATAATGGCACCGATTGCACTTGTCATCTTGCGATTAATCCAGGGATTTGGCGCAGGCGGCGAATATGCCGGTGCGGTAGTGCTATCTGTTGAACATGCCAAGCCGGGAAAAAGAGGGCTCGCCGGCTCCTGGGCGCCTATGGGCTTTTCAGCGGCTACCCTGCTGGCCAATGTAGTGTTCTTTTCCTGCCTGTCAATCATGGGAGAACAGGTTTTCGTGGATTGGGGCTGGCGAATTCCTTTTATTCTCGGTGCCGTTTGCGTATTAGTTGGTTATTTTATCCGCCGTCATATTGTTGAACCGCCGGCTTTCGAAAAAGCAAAGGCTGCCCGGGAACAGAGCAGTAAACGTATTGGCATTTTTTCAGCGATTAAACGTCATCCGCGTGAAGTTCTTATCGTTATTGGCACACGTATGGGGGAAAATGGGTTTGCATACTTCTATCCGGTTTTCATTATGGCGTATCTGACAACCGGACTGGGGTTCCCGAAATCTACAGCATTATGGGGAGTTATTGCTGCCTGTATGCTGCAACTAATAGCTATGCCTGCTTTTGGCATGCTTTCCGATAAAATCGGGCGCAAGCCGGTTTATATTGGCGGAACGATCCTGTCCATGCTTTGGCTTATCCCGTTTT
Proteins encoded in this window:
- a CDS encoding TIGR03943 family putative permease subunit, with the protein product MFLLKLFGENLLKLLILLGFSLLFYNTLTTHNLSQVINPQFIGNSKLGFGLLLVLTLIQAIRTLDWRHATACNCQHKIGQFCYIVCIGTLILGLIVPINPLGSTTASQKGVKFMQAGITIPASLPLPSEQAALVITDENHVRYVTALYENTAAFIGKDISLKGFVYRPDQLPDRTFLVTRFEISCCAADAVPSGLLVEWNDSQSIKNDSWVEVHGKLATVDYLGNKLPVIKAAEIIPIKPLATPYVYINN
- a CDS encoding uroporphyrinogen decarboxylase family protein; its protein translation is MAMTHTQRILAAARGEMVDKLPFGARIDTWYNYHSAHGTLPEKYQGWSETDIIADQGAGAQKRFFSVCKESFRDMEVITNWEGNWETREYITSIGTCSIKLLWSTNEGPWLAYEHEKLFKTAKDYPVIKYILEHTEPYYNTDYDKEREVMGERGIVMTGTGLWSPAQRIMREIMGYEQFFEEMMDNPEEVAELIEVMSELELKKLKIAADSKLELINLCANWSDDIHTPVFRQFFTPYFKQANEIIHAAGKLSMAHADGEMRRLLPLFGETEIDVAEAVTPAPQSSMTMSEFKQGYGDKVTLWGGISSVMFEPAYSDQEFDDFVIRLIKEMAPGQRFILGMADNLPFDGDINRIGRVVDLIEKYGKLPIWI
- a CDS encoding DUF3842 family protein codes for the protein MLIAVIDGMGGGLGVQLVTQLSVQLGQKADIIALGTNALATNNMVRAGAMRGATGENAVVVSIRKADIVVGPIGIIIPNSLMGEITPKIAEAVASADAHKVLVPVNQHHFEIVGLETRPLVVSIKEAVTKVSDLVQGKAW
- a CDS encoding sigma-54 interaction domain-containing protein, with protein sequence MAETIDYPAVFDATYNSIIVVNKKLLVIAVNKAAAELLERSQAELIGQRIEAVIPNTRLPEVLATGNAIRGERMSLAGRQVVTNRTPIWQHGEITGAIAEFQNYYDVDDLASQLDSVKEMNKELECLIEAVDDGIVVSDGKGYIIRVNKAYQHMTGITADEYVGKHVKELLQAGYVGRTTSDIVIEHKTVLHVTDIRNNKELLLTSVPVLNEAGDVIRVVTVFRDLAELNHLKKQLAQLEKREVRYQQELTYLRSEQVFKTIVTNNQEMKEKIELAFRVARVNSTVLILGESGTGKELFAQLIHRASTRSCRPFIKVNCGAMPETLLESELFGYEAGAFTGAAKEGKAGLLEIAHEGTLFLDEIAELPLSLQVKLLRAIQEREIRRVGGKKTLAVDVRFVAATNRNLEDMVKNKLFREDLYYRLNVVPLFLPPLRERKEDIFLLTAEFLDRINKQYGWHKWLHPDLVRAFLNYNWPGNVRELQNSIERLVVTSREDCLGLELIHKLFPNMNSMENLSDAYQDVGLLQAAVENEERKILLAIYKKTGSTRKAAEALGISQSSVVKKLKKYGISK
- a CDS encoding class I SAM-dependent methyltransferase yields the protein MCNTKFWTDAWQEARDTYQVPRYGSKQDWQHFWNTFAELHALRNRQSRPIYNAVIEALAADGVITPFSTVLDIGCGAGTYTLPLAAKTRQVTGLDTAEQMLAMLQSEAAHEGLTCRIAPLNTDWLELPAEPAYDVVFAANTTAINDYDSLMKMNELSRGVCCLVGFAGAYHSKVRTLLWEHLMGTPPEHAAFDIQYPFNILYQERYLPNIKFYSYRERYRETLTYMIEYYTSYFRLFGLEGPETTAKITGFLANRAVEDYCTELINTTIGVLWWRADRKSIILE
- a CDS encoding permease, with translation MQDFNTIFLSIVIEALPLVLLGVFVSSFIHSFVPPEWIQRALPKQRLTGIVAACLLGLFIPLCECGMVPIIRRLISKGVPPYIAIAFMLSAPIINPLVAWSTYLAFSGFPPMVFYRLTGAFIAVVIIGFLVSATQRRPVLCASEAAAANCCGHHAHKAPNSTPGFMNALREMLYHACDDFFAMGRFLLLGSFLAALIQVTIPRLTLLSFGQDSVYSIGGMMLFAFLISVCSQADAFIAAPFLEHFSTASLAAFLIFGPMLDIKNTLMLFTIFKPLFTLKLILIITATVFAVSLSMAYFPQLWEVICFVPA
- a CDS encoding cobalamin B12-binding domain-containing protein, with the translated sequence MFDFSKLTNAVTSGEWKKTPELTNELLTAGASPEDIIALGLQNGMSMVGEKYSAGEFFLPDMMRASRAMNAAMETLKPVLEDIELTKLGKFVIGTVKNDMHDIGKNIVASFMKGVGFDVIDLGIDVSEDKFVEVVRTEKPDILGLSALLTTTMYEIGTVIKKLESEGLRSSVKIIAGGAPVTERFAFQMGADAYAKEGGEAVRIAKQLVGK
- a CDS encoding SAM-dependent methyltransferase, with amino-acid sequence MYNAQFWAKAWDEYRQTANRRRPDPKAWVEFWNSFAGRYAEHNDDNRQTHQEIIDNLTAQWPVQAGDTLLDIGCGPGTYALPLAAKGIKVTGLDTAAQMLSTLQVQAGQAGLSNAITPLHADWNDLPSEPAYDVTFAAKSPAINDYNTLMKMIKVARKVCCLIGFAGQHDLDLRRQLWEQLLPEPAPKPSFDIIYPLNILYQEGYRPNLTFYSYSHSEQEPLDELTAHYIRYFAMLGIAGSKAEGIISRFLQDRAVDGLCTEQSATTVGVMWWKVK
- a CDS encoding MFS transporter, with product MSEQAVRYQTKQAGLAALIGTVLEWYDFLIYGAAAAMVLNKVFFPSIDPLMGTLAAFGTYAVGFLSRPLGGLILGHLGDRVGRKEVLILTLFLMGGATTAIGLLPTYDQIGIMAPIALVILRLIQGFGAGGEYAGAVVLSVEHAKPGKRGLAGSWAPMGFSAATLLANVVFFSCLSIMGEQVFVDWGWRIPFILGAVCVLVGYFIRRHIVEPPAFEKAKAAREQSSKRIGIFSAIKRHPREVLIVIGTRMGENGFAYFYPVFIMAYLTTGLGFPKSTALWGVIAACMLQLIAMPAFGMLSDKIGRKPVYIGGTILSMLWLIPFFLICGTGSFWAIILGFVVGLGIAYPAMMSPQASWYAELFDTDFRLSGFAFSRELGSILAGGLAPFICTALYSWSGHWWPIVVYMCVLGVITLVALAMGPETVHKNIEDNHQTITQ
- a CDS encoding dihydropteroate synthase encodes the protein MIIIGEKINSSIPSMAEAISRRDEAYIQKTAVAQAQNGTHFIDVNAGAFVDAEKELLPWLVKVVQAVTAVPLCLDSPDPAALAAAMACHQGKPLINSISLEKDRYNGVLPLIRGGAAGIIGLCMDDTGIPKTAEQRAAVACRLVDRLITDGVAFADIYLDVMVQPLGTDWLSGKEVLQAVRLLTAEFPGIHLTCGLSNVSFGLPKRQVLNQAFAVALAAYGLDTFFIDPLDHRMISLLLAIQALNGQDEYCSEYIDAYRAGLMK
- a CDS encoding FmdE family protein, with the translated sequence MNNHPADYQKAIEFHGHCCPGLTIGYLAAKAALAQLKVERAADEELVAIVESDGCGIDAIQVLLGCTIGKGNLIYKDYGKQAYTIGNRSTGEAVRIVVMAGSMVPLTAEQEAIKSAVFSGQATPEQEECWRRLQSERTGRLLAAPAEDLFKIQKVELKLPAEAKIFNSVICEYCGEKVMESRARLQNGKIACLACTEEYSRGW